The region GCCACCAACACCGCTGGCTGACCATCGTGCCCAAAGCTGAAATCATCCAGCATGATGTGCGAGGGAGAAGAGAAGTTATGCTCAATCTTGCTGAGGGAGAGATGCCAGGCGGTCTTGTCACTTACCCAACGGCTAAACCAACCTGCGCCCCACTGTGTCTGCAGCAAGACATACAGGACAACCAGCCCCAGCAGAATCAGCAGCAGTAAGGTAAGGAAAAACTTGCCTAAAAATTTCATCGCATCCATCCATCCCGATATTTATCCGGTAAGAGGTTGTTATGCCTGAATTACCGTTACAGCTCAACAGCCTGGATGTAAAAGCGGATAAATAACAGGCAGGCCGCAGCCTGCCTTAAGGATTACTTTTCCTGTGGAAAGACGAGGTTAAGCACGATTGCGGTGATACCACCGGCAGCAATGCCTGAGGAGAGCAGGGTTTTCAGCCAGTCCGGGGCGAATTGCAGAATCAGCGGTTGCTGTGAAACACCCAGGCCAACGGCCAGCGACAGTGCGATGATCATAATGGCGCGGCGGTTCAGCGGCTCGCGCGAAACGATGCGTACACCCGATGCCGCAATCGTGCCAAACATCACGATGGTGGCTCCACCCAGCACTGGCTCAGGAATGTGCTGCACAAAACCACTCACCGCCGGGAACAGGCCGAGCACAATCAGCATCAGCGCCACGACAAAACCCACATAACGGCTGGCAACGCCGGTCAGCTGAATCACGCCGTTGTTCTGCCCGAAGCAGGAGTTCGGAAACGTATTGAACAATGCGGATACAAATGAGTTGAGGCCGTTAGCCAGCACGCCGCCTTTCAAGCGCTTTATATACAGCGGACCACTCACCGGTTGTTCTGACACATCCGAGGTGGCAGTAATATCGCCAATGGTTTCCAGTGAGGTCACCATAAACACCAGCATCAGCGGGATCAACAGGTTCCAGTCAAAACCGAGGCCGTAATATAGCGGTGTTGGCACCGCCACCAGTGGTTGATCGGCGGGCGCGCTGGTGGCAGGTAACATATCCAGCGCCCATGCCAATCCGTAACCGACAGCCATGGCGATCACCAGTGAGGCCACACGCAGGTAGGGATTGCGCTGACGGTTAAGCAGGATAATCACCACTAATACCGCGCCAGCCAGCAGCAGATTTTTTGGCGCGCCGAAAGAGTGATCGCTCATTGCCGCGAAGCCGCCGCCAATCGAGGTCAGGCCAACCTGAATCAGTGACAGGCCAATAATCATCACCACAATGCCGGAAACCAGCGGTGTAATAATACGACGAGCCAGATGCAGGACGCGTGACAGCACCATTTCGGTACAGGAGGCCACCATCAACGTACCGAACAGCGCGGCCATCATGGTCGGGACATCGGCACCGCCATTTTTCAGCGCCATGCCGCCCATAATCAGCGGTGTCACAAAGTTAAAGCTGGTGCCTTGAATCGACAGTAAACCAGAACCGACTGGTCCCCAGGTTTTGATTTGCAGGATTGAAGCCACACCCGATGCAAACAGCGACATGCTGATAATGTGTTGCGTATCCTGAGCCGGTAAACCCAGCGCCTGGCAAATCAATAGCGCAGGAGTGATGACCGCGACAAACATCGCCAGCAGATGCTGACAGGCCGCAAAGAGGGTTTGCGG is a window of Pantoea rwandensis DNA encoding:
- a CDS encoding nucleobase:cation symporter-2 family protein, whose protein sequence is MSVNTAESHQSARPQSELIYRLEDRPPLPQTLFAACQHLLAMFVAVITPALLICQALGLPAQDTQHIISMSLFASGVASILQIKTWGPVGSGLLSIQGTSFNFVTPLIMGGMALKNGGADVPTMMAALFGTLMVASCTEMVLSRVLHLARRIITPLVSGIVVMIIGLSLIQVGLTSIGGGFAAMSDHSFGAPKNLLLAGAVLVVIILLNRQRNPYLRVASLVIAMAVGYGLAWALDMLPATSAPADQPLVAVPTPLYYGLGFDWNLLIPLMLVFMVTSLETIGDITATSDVSEQPVSGPLYIKRLKGGVLANGLNSFVSALFNTFPNSCFGQNNGVIQLTGVASRYVGFVVALMLIVLGLFPAVSGFVQHIPEPVLGGATIVMFGTIAASGVRIVSREPLNRRAIMIIALSLAVGLGVSQQPLILQFAPDWLKTLLSSGIAAGGITAIVLNLVFPQEK